The Candida dubliniensis CD36 chromosome 5, complete sequence genome has a window encoding:
- a CDS encoding threonine synthase, putative (Similar to S. cerevisiae THR4;~In S. cerevisiae: conserved protein that catalyzes formation of threonine from 0-phosphohomoserine): MPSSSQVYRSTRSNQPEELSFEDVVMTGLAPDGGLYLPSSIPQLPNDFLTKWSDLSFNELAFEILRLYINENEIPNADLKDLIARSYSTFRSSEVTPLKKLNDNLYILELFHGPTYAFKDVALQFVGNLFEYFLTRRNAQKDLTKQPKDIITVVGATSGDTGSAAIYGLRGKKDVSVFILYPTGRISPIQEEQMTTVEDGNVHTLSVNGTFDDCQDIVKQIFGDKEFNDKYHVGAVNSINWARILAQQTYYFYSYFQLQKQAKTTNKVRFVVPSGNFGDILAGYYAYRMGLPVDKLIIATNENDILDRFIKSGEYAKEQEVGVKATYSPAMDILISSNFERLLWYLIRDNVPEVNKSDEKAGQLLNDWMKQLKEQGKFKVPAEVIDAARQVFDSQRVDNDTTVQTIKQVYDQSGDKYVIDPHTSVGVTTSYSFIAKDTEPTQYISLSTAHPAKFSEVVNKALDSFDGYSFDKDVLPAELKALSSKEKRIKLIDEASVEKVKQAIKDELKF, from the coding sequence ATGCCTTCTTCATCACAAGTTTATAGATCTACTAGATCTAACCAACCAGAAGAGTTATCATTTGAAGATGTTGTTATGACGGGGTTAGCCCCCGATGGTGGATTGTATTTACCATCCTCTATCCCTCAATTACCTAATGACTTTTTAACTAAATGGTCAGACTTGtcatttaatgaattagcTTTTGAAATATTAAGATTATATATCAATGAGAATGAAATCCCTAATGCAGATTTAAAAGATTTGATTGCTAGATCATATTCAACATTCAGATCATCAGAAGTGACTCCTTTGAAAAAACTCAATGACAATTTATACATTTTAGAATTATTTCATGGTCCTACCTATGCATTCAAAGATGTTGCTTTACAATTTGTTGGTAACCTTTTCGAATATTTCTTAACCAGAAGAAATGCGCAAAAAGATTTGACTAAACAACCAAAAGATATCATCACCGTTGTTGGTGCCACTTCTGGTGACACAGGATCAGCTGCCATTTATGGATTACGTGGTAAGAAAGATGTCTCTGTATTTATATTGTATCCTACTGGAAGAATTAGCCCTATACAAGAAGAGCAAATGACAACTGTTGAAGATGGTAATGTCCATACCTTATCAGTCAATGGTACATTTGATGATTGTCAAGATATTGTCAAACAAATATTTGGTGATAAAGAATTTAATGATAAGTATCATGTTGGGGCCGTCAACTCTATCAATTGGGCAAGAATCTTAGCGCAACAAACATACTATTTCTATTCTTATTTCcaattacaaaaacaaGCTAAAACCACTAATAAGGTTAGATTTGTTGTTCCTTCAGGTAATTTTGGAGACATTTTGGCTGGTTATTATGCTTACAGAATGGGATTACCAGTTgacaaattgattattgcCACTAACGAAAATGACATCTTGGACAGATTTATAAAATCAGGAGAATATGCCAAAGAGCAAGAAGTTGGTGTTAAGGCAACTTATTCCCCAGCAATGGATATTTTGATCTCATCGAATTTTGAAAGATTGTTATGGTACTTGATCAGAGACAATGTTCCTGAAGTCAACAAGAGTGATGAAAAAGCAGGTCAATTGTTGAACGATTGGatgaaacaattgaaagaacAAGGCAAATTTAAAGTCCCAGCTGAGGTCATTGATGCTGCAAGACAAGTTTTCGATTCACAAAGAGTTGATAATGATACCACGGTGCAAACCATCAAACAGGTATATGACCAATCTGGTGATAAATATGTCATTGATCCTCATACTTCTGTTGGAGTCACTACTTcttattcatttattgcTAAAGATACAGAGCCAACCCAATACATTTCTCTTTCCACGGCTCATCCAGCAAAATTCTCCGAAGTTGTCAATAAAGCCCTTGATTCCTTTGATGGTTATTCGTTTGACAAAGATGTTTTGCCAGCAGAATTGAAAGCCTTGAGCAGTAAAGAGAAGagaattaaattgattgacgAAGCTAGTGTTGAAAAAGTCAAACAAGCTATTAAAGACGAATTGAAGTTTTAG
- the PDE1 gene encoding 3',5'-cyclic-nucleotide phosphodiesterase, putative, whose amino-acid sequence MSFEITILGSSGGPLEGSTCSILLKPANISYHDIINDNLPDQLLCIDAGSGMGKLTEIIHQETTTKTSYCNFLQYYPDCETVSYYYHPDIAITTPFSNFQPGRPILHTQKVFNNLQNYLISHSHLDHVCSVVINSAGFNKNVSNKTLYGSHYTINSMQKHLFNGKIWPNMPSFKIVNLNYLESNRSERIGIYTVRMFDLSHGEFNKLTEEKEEAQHHINSNSNNIWKKRYDRRRSSITTIPENTSGLIIKNSEALNHHYLSSAFLITLDVPESTITKENPPSILIFGDFESDLTSKLSRNLFIWKNIAPLILRNQMKAIVLECSNCIEIDANELYGHLTPKLLIYELKQLAHECKQLDTTTNIEQPLLGLNIIVNHVKEPITDPNEESQLHDPRKRILTELNKLNAVEKLGCNISIALSGTSIMV is encoded by the coding sequence ATGTCATTTGAAATCACAATTCTTGGGTCATCAGGGGGTCCATTAGAAGGAAGCACTTGTTCAATACTATTAAAGCCGGCAAACATCTCTTATCATGACATCATCAATGATAATCTACCtgatcaattattatgCATCGATGCTGGATCAGGTATGGGTAAACTAACCGAGATTATTCATCAAGAAACTACAACTAAAACTTCATATTGcaattttcttcaatattatcCCGATTGTGAGACAGTATCCTACTATTATCATCCTGATATAGCCATAACCACCccattttccaattttcaaCCAGGTAGACCGATTCTACATACCCAAAAggttttcaataatttacaaaactACCTTATTTCCCATTCCCATCTAGATCATGTTTGTTCAGTAGTGATAAATTCTGCGggatttaataaaaatgtaCTGAATAAAACTTTATATGGATCTCATTACACGATCAACTCGATGCAGAAGCATTTGTTCAATGGGAAAATTTGGCCCAATATGCCTAGTTTCAAAATAGTCAACTTGAACTATTTGGAAAGCAACAGAAGTGAAAGAATAGGGATATATACAGTAAGAATGTTTGATTTGAGTCATGGCGAGTTCAACAAATTGactgaagaaaaagaagaagcacAACATCATATTAATAGCAACAGTAATAACATCTGGAAGAAGCGTTATGACCGCAGGCGATCTTCTATTACCACCATCCCTGAAAACACCAGTGGTTTGATTATAAAGAATTCCGAGGCCTTGAACCATCATTATTTATCATCAGCATTTTTGATTACACTAGACGTGCCAGAACTGACCATCACAAAAGAAAACCCGCCCAgtatattaatatttggaGATTTTGAAAGTGATTTAACCAGTAAATTGTCCCGTAACTTATttatttggaaaaacaTAGCACCACTAATATTGAGAAACCAGATGAAAGCAATCGTACTAGAGTGTTCGAATTGTATAGAGATTGACGCCAATGAACTTTATGGCCATTTAACaccaaaattattgatttatgaATTGAAGCAATTGGCTCATGAATGTAAACAATTAgacaccaccaccaatattgAACAACCATTATTAGGgttaaatataattgtCAACCACGTCAAAGAACCCATTACCGATCCAAATGAAGAAAGCCAATTGCACGATCCAAGAAAAAGGATTTTAACTGAgttgaataaattaaatgcAGTAGAAAAATTGGGGTGTAATATCTCAATTGCTCTTAGTGGCACCTCAATTATGGTATAA
- a CDS encoding cAMP-independent regulatory protein, putative (Similar to S. pombe PAC2;~In S. pombe: controls the onset of sexual development, by inhibiting the expression of ste11, in a pathway that is independent of the cAMP cascade), whose amino-acid sequence MLIISEFNPQLMHSDDSEDDYDHQSNHRNSSNGATTINQIITYKGQISSLNDALLIIEACRLQKLPMVTRRLTGIERNKFIKPNTVFVWNETQCGMKRWTDGRLWSASKVYNGNFLVYKQLNKKTKREQEEEESGGQGLVKQSFSVVTKDHQRYHLISYYENIPGTFRPRSASKQATTINIPSQDSKVCHLDLSNTVYPDSLLNSVYKRKHQQQQYEQKLEQLRQQSHSPAILSNNNNNNNNNNNNNNPVHQESYPSPGINSNLYSPMHQTATYCKSSSSLSSSSRSSSSSRSSNSSSSNITSQRTTQSSSPLPMSSLNTKSAAYFTSSGHNHAAFALQRASPQNHLQRPHNTLTLQPLSKISQLSQTPTLGNNNNTGIINDYDSRTVSVLNKTWLK is encoded by the coding sequence atgttAATCATCTCGGAATTCAATCCTCAATTAATGCATTCGGACGATTCCGAAGATGATTATGATCATCAATCCAACCACAGAAACTCTTCTAATGGAGCCACCAccataaatcaaataatcaCCTACAAAGGACAGATTTCTTCTCTTAATGATGCTTTGTTAATTATTGAGGCATGTCGATTGCAGAAATTACCCATGGTGACACGAAGATTGACTGGCATTGAAcgaaataaatttattaagCCCAACACCGTATTTGTGTGGAACGAAACTCAATGTGGTATGAAACGATGGACCGATGGCAGGTTATGGTCGGCATCGAAAGTTTACAATGGGAATTTTTTGGTctataaacaattgaataaaaagaCTAAACgtgaacaagaagaagaggaatCAGGTGGGCAAGGATTAGTTAAACAATCGTTTTCAGTGGTGACCAAAGATCATCAGCGATACCATTTAATTAGTTATTATGAAAACATTCCTGGGACTTTTAGACCAAGACTGGCCTCCAAACAAGCAACTACAATCAATATACCAAGTCAGGATTCGAAAGTTTGCCATTTAGACCTTTCAAATACCGTATATCCTGATAGTTTATTGAATAGTGtttataaaagaaaacaccaacaacaacagtatGAACAGAAATTAGAACAACTCCGTCAACAGAGTCATTCACCAGCAATACtatccaacaacaacaacaacaacaacaacaacaacaacaacaataacccAGTACATCAAGAGTCTTACCCTAGTCCCGGTATCAACTCCAACTTGTATTCACCCATGCATCAAACTGCAACTTATTGCAAATCGTCATCCAGCTTGTCCAGCTCTTCCAGATCTTCTAGTTCTTCACGTTCctccaattcttcatctaGCAACATAACTTCACAACGGACGACTCAATCTTCATCACCATTACCAATGTCATCACTAAATACTAAATCTGCAGCTTATTTTACCTCGTCTGGCCATAACCATGCTGCTTTTGCATTACAGAGAGCTAGCCCTCAGAATCATCTACAACGCCCTCATAATACATTGACTTTACAGCCATTGTCTAAAATCTCCCAACTCTCACAAACACCGACATTaggaaacaacaataatactGGTATTATCAATGATTATGATAGTCGCACCGTTAGTGTATTGAACAAGACCTGGTTAAAATAG
- a CDS encoding delta subunit of the coatomer complex, putative (Similar to S. cerevisiae RET2;~In S. cerevisiae: coats Golgi-derived transport vesicles; involved in retrograde transport between Golgi and ER), with product MVVLSASICTRGGKALLSRQFRDISRDRITALLANFPSLISNSSGQHTSVEDENVRYVYQPLEEFYIVLITNKTSNILQDIDTLHLFASTVSNLLRNIDEREIFESSFEIIDAFDEVLSLGYKENLTLTQVQTFLEMDSHEEKIQEIIERNKELEATEERKRRAKEIQRKEMARKTMDQLHSGASAGVGASSFGYDSYQNNHQPTYQPTPVVETTHSAGSNTTNSSSHSLLSKPRGGGLQLGGKKTAGRTLPSGNGAHEPLLATSQPVFAHRTAVESPQTSAGAGSGVKSGSVSRTGSPAPSNAATRVPNNGILITVNEKVSAQLSRDGSISSSEVKGDLQLRINQTELANAKILLKIAGDKKQFKTHPNVDRNLFQSDSHISVKDKSKTFPSNDQPLGVLRWRSVGKQDDTSLVPIVFTIWVSVNEEGQAQVTVEYELTNEFVENHPNHPNVENLKILVPVLTDNVQLQDGGNDTVSYELYDGQGVVFNIGTIAIDDPQGSFEFTVPVVDEDSLFPMQVQVDILNQEVVESDISLGGVSITDVVSNNEDEESLPFDLHSNISFENYVIQ from the coding sequence ATGGTTGTTTTATCTGCGTCTATATGTACTCGTGGTGGTAAAGCTCTTTTATCTAGACAATTTAGAGATATTTCAAGAGACAGAATCACTGCGTTGTTGGCCAATTTCCCAagtttaatttcaaattcgTCGGGACAACATACTAGTGTTGAAGACGAGAATGTCAGATATGTGTATCAACCTTTGGAGGAATTCTATATTGTGTTGATTACCAATAAaacatcaaatattttacaAGACATTGATACATTGCATCTTTTTGCGTCCACGGTGAGCAATTTGTTGAGAAACATTGATGAAAGAGAAATTTTCGAGTCATCGtttgaaatcattgatgCATTTGATGAAGTTCTTAGTTTGGGATACAAAGAAAACTTGACATTGACTCAAGTTCAAACATTTTTGGAAATGGATTCTCATGAAGAAAAGATTCAAGAAATCATCGAACGTaacaaagaattggaagccacagaagaaagaaagagaagagCCAAGGAAatacaaagaaaagaaatggCTCGAAAGACCATGGATCAATTACACCTGGGTGCCAGTGCCGGAGTTGGGGCCTCGTCATTCGGTTATGATAGTTATCAAAACAATCATCAGCCAACTTATCAACCTACCCCAGTTGTTGAGACCACTCATAGTGCCGGATCCAATACCACCAACTCGTCTAGTCACTCTTTGTTATCCAAACCAAGAGGCGGTGGATTACAATTGGGAGGTAAAAAGACTGCTGGTAGAACCTTGCCATCAGGGAACGGTGCCCATGAACCATTACTTGCCACTAGTCAACCAGTGTTTGCTCACAGGACAGCCGTAGAATCACCTCAAACTTctgctggtgctggtaGTGGAGTAAAGTCTGGGTCTGTGTCTAGAACTGGATCACCTGCACCATCCAATGCTGCTACACGTGTTCCAAACAATGGTATCTTGATCACAGTCAATGAAAAAGTTAGTGCTCAGCTTTCTCGAGATGggtcaatttcatcatctgAGGTCAAAGGCGATTTGCAATTAAGAATAAACCAAACTGAATTAGCTAATGCTAAAATATTGTTAAAGATCGCTGGTgataaaaaacaatttaaaacCCACCCTAATGTCGATCGTAACTTATTTCAACTGGATAGTCATATTAGTGTCAaagataaatcaaaaacattCCCCTCTAACGATCAACCATTAGGGGTGTTGAGATGGAGAAGTGTTGGTAAACAAGATGATACTCTGTTGGTTCCTATTGTCTTTACCATTTGGGTGAGCGTTAATGAAGAGGGACAAGCACAGGTCACAGTGGAGTATGAATTGACTAATGAGTTTGTGGAAAACCATCCAAACCATCCAAACGTGGagaatttgaagattttgGTTCCAGTGTTGACTGATAATGTTCAATTACAAGATGGTGGTAATGATACTGTTTCATATGAATTGTACGATGGTCAAGGTGTTGTATTCAATATAGGAACAATTGCCATTGACGATCCACAAGgatcatttgaatttactGTTCCCGTTGTTGATGAGGATTCCTTATTTCCAATGCAAGTGCAAGTTGATATTCTTAACCAAGAAGTGGTTGAGAGTGATATTTCATTGGGTGGTGTATCTATAACTGATgttgtttcaaataatgaagatgaagaatcATTGCCCTTTGATTTGCATTCTAATATATCTTTTGAAAACTATGTTATCCAATAG
- a CDS encoding mitochondrial import protein, putative (Similar to S. cerevisiae TAM41;~In S. cerevisiae: involved in protein import into the mitochondrial matrix; maintains the functional integrity of the TIM23 protein translocator complex), whose amino-acid sequence MITKCYVQVFRYRRVCHNTKYSFNSVVSVKWLHSAGSSLSQANPSKASSSSLRSSGFLYYEDPHRYNGSDDNFNVSATTTTSTTKPIIHSATPYSDKYYQPIISQGAKGFDKLIIPVGFRADNQTVLLEEDKEAPIQQDQLQEIVNSFDAPIDVSIGYGSGILPQDGYDTDKSTTNNTNKNSKQLDFMFLVKDCRKFHEENLKQNRDHYSVKSLRLINKIQGVNGMYFNPFIKINEKLVKYGVISSKSALMDLSEWHSLYFAGRLQKPVNFITANDPRVKFLNQYNLKNAMTIAIFLIDGEGNSRQATFDERQLYEEITKLSYLGDFRMYIGGENPNKSKNIVAKQFHHFKKLYEPILQYFIHKNFLIIVDNDPINRTFKPNLNVNNRIKLITGLPLKFRQQLYGRYYEKSIKEIVIDDQLSQNLTKIISRTIIISSIKQAIRGLLSAGLFNSIKYAIAKQIKFWTSNK is encoded by the coding sequence ATGATTACAAAATGTTATGTCCAAGTGTTTCGATATAGAAGAGTCTGTCATAATACCAAatattcattcaattcagTGGTGCTGGTCAAATGGCTACACTCAGCTGGTTCATCTTTATCTCAAGCAAATCCATCAAAAGCATCACTGTCATCATTAAGGTCATCGGGTTTTCTCTACTATGAAGATCCACATCGATACAACGGATCAgatgataattttaatgTATCTGCAACGACGACGACCAGTACAACTAAACCAATTATTCATCTGGCCACACCTTATTCCGATAAATACTATCAACCGATCATCAGTCAAGGGGCCAAGGGGTTTGATAAGTTGATTATTCCTGTTGGCTTCCGTGCTGATAATCAAACAGTGTTATTAGAGGAGGATAAAGAAGCACCGATACAACAAGATCAATTACAGGAGATTGTCAATTCTTTTGATGCGCCTATTGATGTGTCTATTGGATACGGGTCAGGGATTCTACCTCAAGATGGATATGACACAGATAAATCAACTACAAATAATACcaacaaaaattcaaaacaattaGATTTTATGTTTTTAGTTAAAGATTGTCGGAAATTCCatgaagaaaatttaaaacaaaaccGGGATCATTATTCGGTTAAATCGTTACgattaatcaataaaattcaAGGAGTTAATGGGATGTATTTCAATCCATTTATCAAgatcaatgaaaaattggtcAAATACGGAGTTATTTCTAGTAAATCAGCATTAATGGATCTTAGCGAATGGCATTCGTTATATTTTGCTGGCCGATTACAAAAACCAGTTAATTTTATTACTGCCAATGATCCTCGAGTCAAgtttttgaatcaatataatttgaaaaatgccATGACCATAGCgatatttttgattgatgGTGAAGGGAATTCTCGACAAGCAACTTTTGATGAACGACAATTGTATGAAGAAATCACTAAATTGTCGTATTTAGGAGATTTCAGAATGTATATTGGAGGAGAAAATCCGAATAAGctgaaaaatattgttgCTAAACAATTCCAtcattttaaaaaattgtatGAACCAATATTGCAGTATTTTATTCATAAGAACTTTTTGATCATTGTCGATAATGATCCAATCAATCGAACCTTTAAACCAAATTTGAATGTTAATAATAGAATCAAGTTGATCACAGGGTTGCCTTTGAAATTCCGTCAACAATTGTATGGAAGATATTatgaaaaatcaatcaaggaaattgttattgatgatCAGTTGCTGCAGAATTTAACCAAAATAATTAGTCGTACAATAATTATTAGTTCAATAAAACAGGCAATTAGAGGATTGTTATCGGCCGGATTATTTAATTCCATCAAATATGCCATTGccaaacaaatcaaattttggacgtctaataaataa
- a CDS encoding proteasome beta-type subunit, putative (Similar to S. cerevisiae PRE4) has translation MNHDPYSWGRPSNDTYGPYNYKIAHANNNQVEQTTHNFPKMNTQQPIITGTSVIASKFKNGVIMAADHVGSYGSLLRFNNIERLIKVGKETVVGISGDISDLQYIVRLLDELEIEEEVYDNDGGDYLRAPNVHEYLSRVLYNRRSKMNPLWNAVIVGGFNKDRTPFLKYVDLLGVTYHASTIATGFGSHLAIPLLRNLIPEDKDYVKVDEQQVSKAVEDSMKVLFYRDARSGENYSVVIIKIDENTGELNFQFIKDAQVQNQSWKFAGDIRGYGSAQQ, from the coding sequence ATGAATCACGATCCATACTCTTGGGGTAGACCATCCAATGACACCTATGGTCCAtacaattacaaaattGCTCATGCCAATAACAATCAAGTCGAACAGACTACCCATAACTTCCCTAAAATGAATACTCAACAACCAATAATTACTGGTACTTCAGTGATTGCTTCTAAGTTCAAGAACGGGGTGATAATGGCTGCAGACCATGTTGGATCGTACGGTTCATTATTGCGATTCAATAACATTGAACGATTGATAAAAGTAGGCAAGGAAACTGTTGTTGGTATTTCTGGAGACATTTCTGATTTGCAGTATATTGTCAGATTGTTGgatgaattggaaattgaGGAAGAGGTTTATGATAATGATGGGGGCGATTATTTAAGAGCGCCCAATGTGCatgaatatttatcaaGAGTTTTATATAATCGAAGATCCAAGATGAATCCGTTATGGAATGCCGTCATTGTTGGTGGGTTTAATAAGGATCGTACtccatttttgaaatacGTTGATTTATTGGGGGTTACTTACCATGCCAGTACCATAGCCACAGGGTTTGGATCACATTTGGCTATCCCATTGTTGAGAAATTTGATCCCTGAAGATAAGGATTATGTTAAAGTTGATGAACAACAAGTTAGTAAAGCCGTAGAAGATTCTATGaaagttttgttttatcGTGATGCTAGATCTGGTGAGAATTATTCGGTGGTGATAATTAagattgatgaaaatacAGGTGAATTAaactttcaatttattaagGATGCCCAAgttcaaaatcaaagttGGAAATTTGCTGGGGATATTAGAGGATATGGTAGTGCACAACAATAG
- a CDS encoding diadenosine 5',5'''-p1,p6-hexaphosphate hydrolase, putative (Similar to S. cerevisiae DDP1;~In S. cerevisiae: member of the MutT family of nucleotide hydrolases with high specificity for diadenosine hexa- and pentaphosphates, required for efficient hydrolysis of diphosphorylated inositol polyphosphates) translates to MEQQQQQSYNNPNLPAKSQKAREGRENQRYNPETGARIVSGCICLNETKDKIIMISSSKHKNRWIVPKGGNELDESELETAVRETWEEAGVEGIIIKKLPVVLDSRGNQAPVIKGEFDPDIATPKSEFHFFELQVDQLSTTWPEMKKRQRRWCTYSEAKHELLKSKRPELVDALNMSSIIKDTIDNKNPKEDKY, encoded by the coding sequence ATGgaacagcagcagcagcagaGCTACAACAACCCGAACTTACCAGCAAAGTCACAAAAAGCCAGAGAAGGACGCGAAAACCAACGTTATAACCCAGAAACAGGAGCAAGGATAGTTTCTGGGTGTATATGTCTCAATGAAACCAAGGACAAAATTATCATGATATCATCGTCGAAACATAAGAACCGTTGGATAGTCCCTAAAGGTGGTAACGAATTGGACGAGTCTGAATTGGAAACCGCAGTTAGAGAAACCTGGGAAGAAGCTGGAGTAGAAGGGATAATCATAAAGAAATTGCCAGTTGTTTTAGACTCTCGAGGTAATCAAGCCCCAGTTATTAAAGGTGAATTTGATCCTGATATTGCTACTCCTAAGTCtgaatttcatttttttgaattgcAAGTTGATCAATTGAGTACTACTTGGCCTGAGATGAAGAAAAGACAAAGAAGATGGTGTACTTATTCCGAGGCAAAACATGAGTTGTTAAAACTGAAAAGACCAGAACTAGTTGATGCATTGAACATGTCATCTATTATAAAGGACACGATCGACAACAAGAATCCTAAAGAAGACAAGTATTAA
- a CDS encoding copper transport protein, putative (Similar to S. cerevisiae CTR86): MTDIAIDTIINRTLHALENSDYSEFDLLLNQLSFLIKQSANNNNKPAPEERITQILDYTPNDFNQIKTLRLYRGLLILVRNFAPALDIDLFPKVVVSFEKFLKLHQTNEWTDKILEAYWQILTNFQRNEFIAIVNELFGQWECKYKWSNSLMAVMSPVIHFLFRQFNTQDPHITNENLLHLLKIFETNHVMNAVYEIFKMIDFTDTNNIGHDYKMFVHLLYDIITHESFQKWIEQQDEEETITKWLSLTSIVVQTKTDWNNYELIALLSWNGSLFMKYAPLLNSNKGNTTTNGEDNLNYVEDDLSTIISILAELSQFNATKQYFEHYQDLLPQLIFVFKWIHENIEPITIKNKQIEELGRYSSVKTNIITILSYLSYDSFQFQEKIRELGGLSLVLSNCIIDNNNPFIKEQAIVCLKYLLQKNPKNQQFVADLEAKKVVDDQVLSEVGYQVEVIDGKVEVKRKQ; encoded by the coding sequence ATGACAGATATAGCTATCGACACAATAATCAACAGAACCTTGCATGCACTTGAGAATTCTGATTATtctgaatttgatttgttgttaaatcaattgtcttttttaattaaacaGTCTgctaacaacaataacaagCCTGCTCCAGAAGAACGGATCACCCAGATTTTGGATTATACTCCTAACGATTTCAACCAGATTAAGACCTTGAGGCTATATCGTGGACTACTTATTTTAGTTAGAAATTTTGCGCCAGCCTtggatattgatttatttccCAAAGTGGTTGTCAGTTTTGAGAAGTTCTTAAAGTTACATCAGACGAATGAATGGACAGACAAAATACTTGAAGCTTATTGGCAAATACTAACCAATTTCCAGAGAAACGAATTTATAGCAATAGTAAATGAATTGTTTGGTCAATGGGAATGTAAATATAAATGGAGCAATTCGTTGATGGCGGTGATGCTGCCAGTTATTCATTTCTTATTCCGTCAATTCAATACCCAAGATCCACATATAACTAATGAAAATTTACTccatttattgaaaatttttgaaacaaatcaTGTTATGAATGCCGTTtatgaaatatttaaaatgATTGATTTTACTGATACTAATAATATCGGTCATGATTATAAAATGTTTGTTCACCTTCTTTATGATATTATCACCCATGagagttttcaaaaatggattgaacaacaagatgaagaagaaactaTTACGAAGTGGCTTTCTTTGACCTCTATAGTTGTGCAAACTAAAACTGATTGGAATAATTATGAATTGATAGCATTATTATCTTGGAATGGTTCATTATTCATGAAATATGCTCCATTACTCAACAGCAACAAGGGCAACACTACTACCAATGGAGAGGATAATCTTAATTATGTCGAGGATGATCTCCTGACCATTATTTCTATTCTTGCTGAATTGAGTCAATTTAATGCTACTAAACAATACTTTGAGCATTATCAGGATTTATTACCGcaattgatatttgtttttaagTGGATTCACGAAAATATTGAACCGATaacaataaagaataagcaaattgaagaattgggGAGATATTCCTCTGTGAAAACCAATATAATCACCATATTATCGTACCTTAGTTATGATTcgtttcaatttcaagaGAAAATACGAGAATTGGGTGGTCTACTGTTAGTGTTATCTAACTGTATCatagataataataatcccTTTATAAAAGAACAAGCAATTGTATGTTTAAAATACTTATTACAGAAAAACCCCaaaaaccaacaatttGTCGCTGACTTGGAAGCCaaaaaagttgttgatgatcAAGTGTTACTGGAAGTAGGTTACCAAGTTGAAGTTATAGATGGTAAAGTAGAagtgaaaagaaaacaataa